The Elaeis guineensis isolate ETL-2024a chromosome 14, EG11, whole genome shotgun sequence genomic sequence cagttttttatttttattttaaatttttataattttaatttaatataataaaataataaaatttattatataaattttttatttttattttttatttttaatttataaaaaatattataaatataaattaaaaatatatattcataaattatttttttaaaaaatatttataaattattagtgatgaaattattttcgatgaaatattgatcgtcaaaaatattttactacgatgaaaaattgattgtaaataaattttttaataaatttaaaaatattaaaattttatattaaattaatagcaatgaaaatattttcatcgctaataagggcATTTGCGAtgcaaaattttcatcgttaatatttttaattaaattaatagcgataaaatttttttgtagcAAATgtgcttattagcgatgaaaatatttttattgctaaaagtttttaaaaattttattttaaaaaaatatttaattaaattaatagcgatgttatttattagcgacgttaaatttcatcgtaaatattttttttacgactaaaatttttcatcgtaaatagttttcgagaaaataattttttttaatgatgaaaatttttaatcataaataaatgattatttatgatgaaattttttttatcgtaaaatattatcaatgacgtgattattgatgataaaatattaatgacgaaaattttatcgttaataactattagcgacgaaaataggttattagcgatgaaaaatttttgtcgctaataacttattttgttgtagtgatatATTAGTTTCTAACATCTTATATGACTTCATGTGAGTATATATGATATcccgaataatatatatgactttctgtgaatatatatgacgtcctgaataatatatatgatttcttgATGTCATATAAGGtgttaagaagtcatatatattattcaggatgttgtatatattcatagaaagttatatatattattcagaatatctaAGTCATATAAAAcgttaagaagtcatatatattattcagaacataatatatatttacaggaagtcatatatatattgttcgaaatgtcatatatactcacagaaaatcatataaggtattcaaaaactatatatattgttcagaatgttatatatattaatagaatatcatatatattatttgaaatatcatatatattcacaaaaagtccTATAAAATGttaggaagtcatatatgttGTTTAGAATGTCACATATATTATTTTGCTATATATGTTTATAGGAAGCTATATCgtaaatatacaaaaaaattatatatatatatatatataatttaaaaaaataataataccgttggaaaaagattttttcatcattaattttttttaaaaaaaaacgaaATGTCCATTTTATCATTACGTGTTTAATATTATCCGGCGGTGCGCCACCATTGCACCGCACGCACAAAAGACTTTTGGCCTCTGGAGGGAGTCATCCATCCGGCAAATGCCATCCCTGCCTTTTCCCGGCGTGACCAACGGCAGCAGAGCGGCGTTACTGAGGATGCTCTCCCGCCCCtccccaaaccctaaccctaaccataGATTCCTCTGCGCCATGGCCACGGGCACCGAGAAATCCCTAATTCCTCACCTCCCCAACCTCTCAAACCCTAAAGCTTTCCCTCTCAATCCCCAACACCTCGAGATCTCCGCTCCCAAATCTCTCCATGTGCTGCCCGTGGTTCCCAGCCGGAGCGCCGCCGTTGCTATCCAGAGCGCCGCCGAAGCGAGATGCGTCGGAACGGAGGTGGAGAGCTCGAATCCGTCTCTCGTGGTTGTGTCGTTCTATAAATTTGCGGATTTCCCGGACCACGCAGCAATGCGCCGGCCGTTGAAAGATCTGTGCGAAGAAGTTGTGAGTAGAACAATCTCAAATTTCTTCCTTCTTTAATTAATTTGCAGCTTTGCGCTGTCACTGGGTGCTTTGTTAGGTATTGATTGTAAAATATGATCATGTTAGTTTTTGCAATGCCATGTTCTGTGCTTTATCAAATTTCAGTGTAGTGTCGTGAGCTCGATTTGTAGGAATAAAATTTCACTGTGGAATAGTTTCAGTGTTATTGGATGATCTGGGCTTCGATAATCATTTTTCATTGATGCTGCAAAGTTAGAGGACACTTTGTCCAATCTGGATGGATATGAGCATCTTTATTTTAGAGATGGTATTATTACCATTACCAACGAGCATGATGAAAGTTAGAGGTTGTAGGGTACCTCTCTATGAATAAGCTGTACCGATATGGCTGTCTGTACTGGAAATGGCATTAGTATAATCAGTGAAGTTCATGGTTATATGTAGGCTAATAGAAAAGGTTGCTGTAGCTCATAGTTTTCGACCTATGAATCTATATGAAATATTGTAGATTACTGGATATGACAGTCCATGGCTTAAGGTATCAATAAAATGAGCATGGGAGACCATGTTACTATGTATGAGTTATACGTGAAGTTCATGACAATCCTAGTTGTTGCCAAACATTTAGTGTTAAAGAGATAGTGCTTTGATGTTTATTTTTGAAGAAGACTCCTAAATTTGGTACCAAAGGAGAGGTaaaattttcatgataaaaagaagaaaaatgtaaGTACAGCTGAATCAGCCAAAAGTGGTTTGAAAAGAAAAGGCTGAGAAGTATGACTAGAAACAACACAGATTGATCAATGCACCAAGAAATGAAACATTTTGACACCAAAATATTGCTATGTAGTAGTAAAAACATTTTCTATAgcacaaatcatttttttttggttaatcCATTTTATTTGTGACACCAGGACAGCTGCATCAGCCTTTCTGCCATTGTCCAAAAATGTAGTTTTAAAAGAAATCACCTGGATTATATTTCATCTTTAATGTGTAAATCTATATACATGGTTACCATCATAGCTTGGCTGGTGCTCTTAGTAAATACACATGTGCTTTGTTTCATACTAATTTGTCAATGCTGATATCACTTCCAACATTTTAATTCCAAGTTTCAAAGCAACAGTTTTTTCAGACTATATGCATGGTTTGTGATAACGGCATTCGTACTGAACTGCTGTTTGGCATTTTGCCTACCTGCATATGCATGATACTAATGCTTAAAAGATTATACTTAGGGCAACCATGGTTGGTCTAATCGAGAAAAATCTTGGTATGGAAAAAAAAAGGAGCCACTTCAATGTAAAGCAGTGTATGTGCTATTTCTTTTGAAACTACTTTAGCAAACTTTAGGTTGTTAAATTCAGGATTCTCAGAAGAAGAAACCAGATGTTGTTCCCCCTTTGAAGACAATGTTGTGCATTAACTGAACTTCATTGCTAGAATCAAGTAACTAAACCAACTGCACGGTAAAAACCTACATTTCAGTAACAGATATAAAGAAAGACACCATATTGTATAGCATATTGACATAATAATGACAGTGAATTATCACATTGTTTGAAGTCGAATTATCTGTGTACTCATCTCATCTGTGAATGTACTTTGTGCTGTATGGCAGTAAACATTGTCGTGAATTTGCTATTCTAATTCCTTCTGCACATAGCTATGTTAATTTCCATCAATGTCTTAAAGCTGGTGTTCATGTTCTTTTCTTCCTGTAAATTTACTTTTGTGCAGGGATACGATTTAACTACATTTTCCTCACATGGCTGATTTTGTTCAGCGTGTTTCAGGTGGTATTATTCTTGCACCAGAAGGGATCAATGGTAGCATATGTGGGACGAGGGAATCAGTGGAGAAGGTTCTGAAATTTATTCAAGCTGATGAGCGACTGAAAGGCCTTAGACAGATAGAGTCACCTGTTACTCCAGAAGATGAGGCTATCCATCATGGGCATACTAGCCATTCACCCCTTGGAGCAGGAGAAGATGCACCCTTCCAATGGGACCATGTGCGGGTCAAGTTGAAGAAAGAGGTATTATTTGTTGACTTGGATCTTTCAAATGTTCGGAACTCTTTGATTTGAGGACCTGCCAATGGAACTCATTGTGCTTTCTGTATGATAACCGTTTGTTTTGGATGTTTGGCCAGATTGTCTCTTTTGGGGATCCAAGCGTGTTGCCGACCAAAATGGTTGGGAAATATGTGAAGCCAAGAGATTGGAATGCATTGATAAGCGATCCTCATACTGTGGGTAGTTTGCAGCGAGAAATCCATCTGTTTATTCACCTGCAGCAGCACAAGTTTCTTTCTTATTATGATTAAGATACTGTATATCACCGGTTTTACCATGTGAAGTATTATTTGGTTATGTTACCTAATGAACTGATAAAACAGTTCAGGCATTATAAGTAATTTAATTATGTATTGTTATCTTATCTAACCATTTGTTTGGAGTTCGAATGAAGATAGTCTAGCATGTCATATAATTGTTCTGTTTTTAGTTGCTTAAGATACCAGGCTTCGTAGATGGCATAATATCCTTAAAGATGTGTCTAACATGCCACTGAAACATATAGCAAGATCATGAATTCTAAGCAGGGTAGTCTGGTTTAGTCAACTAGTCAAGTCCAGCACTTAGGAGTTCCTTCGAGGAACTTCCTTGGCCTTATGCCTTTTTAGCAGTAGATTGACTCCACCTGCATCACCATGCTTAATCCAGACCGTTAGTTAGAAACTTCTGATTCCTTGTTGCTCAGAACTTGGTTTCTACATATGTTTAGTTCTATGTACGTTGAGTATCTTCCAAGGTGTCAGTTAGTTTTATTATGTTGTAATGATATCAACACTGTTAACATTTTATTGTAGATTCAATGTTCCATTTTCTGAGATCTAATTAATCTGTCATTATTAAAACCATGTTTACTATTAAGCTTCACTATGTTTGTGGTTTTTGAAGGTTAGAAGTCACATATTCCAGTTTCTAAGTGGGGCTTTTTTAAATAATCTTCTGATGAAGTAATGCTAATTCAGGAAGTTGCCCTTCTTCCGTTCGTGTTTGTAGTTTATGAACATGTTgctatatccatcaaagaaacTTGAGTGGGCAGAAAATCGTGGTTCTTATGTGACTAGGTGCTTTCTCTTGTTCTAACATGCTGCCACATTCATAGCCACAAGGTTCTGTAGATTTCTACAAAGGAACCTGTTGACATTCTCTTTATAATTATGCTTATGAacctttttttaatcaaaaaattgtgGATGTGAATTTCTTATTTATTGATTTTGAACATGCCTTGGTCCTGTGCTTGTGCAGATCTTGATTGATGTGCGTAACATTTATGAAATTCGCATCGGAAAGTTTAAAGGAGCAGTTGATCCATGTACCACAGCATTCCGGGAATTTCCATCTTGGGTAGATGATACCTTTGATATGGTTAAATCAGACAGCGAGCAGTCAGGCTTTAAAGATGATAGCACTAAAGAACAGACTCAGCTTGGAGAACCCAAAAGACTACCTCGTGTAGCAATGTATTGCACTGGTGGCATCAGATGCGAAAAGGCTTCAAGCTTTCTCCTTCGGAAAGGTTTTAAAGAGGTGGGCTGAATCTAGTCTAGACTACCGTTTTGTGGCCATTTCATCTGTTAGATAGACTGATATACGGTGATCTTTTCATCTGTTAAATATAGACAGTAATTACATCTAGGAGATGTAGGAACAGGTAAGGGTCCTATCCTGGTTTCTGGTCATGATGGAGTAGTTCTGGTCATGTCCAGATGGCTTTGGAAAAATTCTAATTCCTGtagtaaaaatatcatttttagatTACTAGTATGCTGCGTtgatgtaataaaaataaaatatcgtGTAAATAATATATTTCATCTTGTTCAACATTTTTTTGTTGCTGGCATATAtaatttcaagaaaatcaaaaccttctatttattttaaaataccaACATAAAAGACTTACTGGTTTTCGCTGATCATGTTGATTTTCCTTCATTTCTTGCATATTTCTTCCACTGTCTCTCTATCCTGCCTGTTGATGTGAGGAGCACCTCGAGAAGAAGATGATGCTTTCTTTTTGGAAGTGCTAATTATACTAATTCAGTAATGCTTCCTAATTCTCATCAAATTATTTCATGCAGGTTTATCATTTGGAGGGTGGGATTTTGAAATACCTTGAGGAAGTCCCCAAGTCAGAGAGCCTCTGGGAGGGCGAGTGCTTTGTGTTTGATAAACGGGTTTCTGTTGAGCATGGCTTAGCTCAAGGAACTTACAAACTCTGCTATGGATGTAAGCAACCGGTAAGTGATGCAGACATGGAGGCCCCAGAATGGGAATATGGTGTATCGTGCCCGCATTGCTTCTCAACAAAATCTCAAGAGGAGAAAGAAAGAGCAAGGGCTCGGCAAAGGCAGTTTGAGACATGGGGAGTGATCGGTGGACCTGATAAGGGTCGTCGGGATCCTGCTAGATTTGAGACTGACAATGACAGAAAGGCTAACCATCGTCCTAACTCAATCTAGCTTCAAGATCATTATCAACCAAAAGGATCTGAACTTTTGTGGCTTTCGTGTAATGATGGCTGTCAAATTAAGAATTTTGTACTATACTGGGATGAGGATATTTAATTAGAACAACCTTTAAAATTTTGACTGTGAGACCAGCTCTGGGTGTTATTTGATTGCTTGATTTAATTTCAGAGCTTA encodes the following:
- the LOC105057211 gene encoding rhodanese-like domain-containing protein 7, whose product is MPSLPFPGVTNGSRAALLRMLSRPSPNPNPNHRFLCAMATGTEKSLIPHLPNLSNPKAFPLNPQHLEISAPKSLHVLPVVPSRSAAVAIQSAAEARCVGTEVESSNPSLVVVSFYKFADFPDHAAMRRPLKDLCEEVRVSGGIILAPEGINGSICGTRESVEKVLKFIQADERLKGLRQIESPVTPEDEAIHHGHTSHSPLGAGEDAPFQWDHVRVKLKKEIVSFGDPSVLPTKMVGKYVKPRDWNALISDPHTILIDVRNIYEIRIGKFKGAVDPCTTAFREFPSWVDDTFDMVKSDSEQSGFKDDSTKEQTQLGEPKRLPRVAMYCTGGIRCEKASSFLLRKGFKEVYHLEGGILKYLEEVPKSESLWEGECFVFDKRVSVEHGLAQGTYKLCYGCKQPVSDADMEAPEWEYGVSCPHCFSTKSQEEKERARARQRQFETWGVIGGPDKGRRDPARFETDNDRKANHRPNSI